The Amphiura filiformis chromosome 1, Afil_fr2py, whole genome shotgun sequence nucleotide sequence GCCTTCATGATACTTAACATTTAATGTGTCATACAATGTATGCTTGGCAAATTATCATGCATGAACAAAGGCCAACATGTTTTTCTTGGGAACATTATtacaaagaaatgtaaattacTAGAAAGATAAACCAAATATTATTTACCCCCATATTTCCTGGGATGATTTGCAGTCCTGTGGTAGTAGTGGTTATGCTAGGCCCACAAAATGTGATATAATGTAAATTGTAAAATTCATCTGACTTtgtttcattttaaaacattttggttaccccCATATTTAACTAGCTATGATGTTGTGTTGTTTCTTACAGGTATCTCTGGCAAAAGCCAGGTCATGTTTGCCCTAGTCTTCACTGCACGTTACCTGGATCTCTTCACAAACTTTATATCTGTGTATAACACCAGCATGAAAGTCATCTACATTTCATGTGCCTTTGCCACTGTCTATCTTATTTACATTAAGTTTAAAGCTACTTATGACAGCAACAGTGACACTTTCCGCATGGAATTTCTGATCGTACCTGTGGGTGGGCTTGCGTTTCTGGTTAACCATGATTTTAGCCCCCTTGAGGTAAGTACTTAATATGCAGAACATTCACAAGACTTTCTGGATTGAACCTAAGTTTTCAATTCTGGAAGAAAATAACAGAGAACTGAGTCATTCCATCTCAACTCACTcaatgggttggctggtcaccctctcatattttgttttaaatcacttATATATCAATGCCCTACgggtcaaatgaacacatttcaaattgTAGGTCTCAACTCTTTGTCGTTGAGTCCTACCGTTTGAAGTGTGTTCATTTGGTCCATAGGGTTATGAatatgatataagtgattttaaacaaaatctgagagggtgaccagccaaccttttctgaaaattgggTGAGTTGATATGGAATGACTCAATTGGATTTTGCAACTTGCAAATATTTAGACTGATAGAATTGAACAAATAGTCCACAAAGACACAAAATTCTTTTATTATTGGCATTGGTAAACAATACAAGAGTTGATTTATAAACTTTTCATGTGCTATGTTGTAGATAGGAGTTTTAACGAAAAACCAAGAATATGAGAACCTTTTTCTTGTGAAATGTGGCATCTGGAATAAAAAATTCAGGGGTCCATGACAAAGATTTATGATTCATCTTACATGGATGTGGTATATCAATCATAAGATCCATTGTAAGGCTTTGTTCATGAGACACGGGGCCCAGGTCTGAATGAGGAATTTGGTTAATTTGGGTTAAATGAGGAATGTGGAAGTGTATTACAAATAAACCACTATGCAGTTTGCTCACCATGCATTCCATTTCTCTTATAGATCTTGTGGACATTCTCCATCTATTTGGAATCTGTTGCTATCTTGCCTCAGCTATTCATGATCAGCAAAACAGGTAAGTAAAATGGCCGAATTCTCAAGGGATCTAGATGCCTGAAAAGCTAGTAAATGAGTGAGCCCTCTCAAGGGATCTAGGTGCCTGAAAAACTAGTAAATGGGTGATTCCTCTCAAAGGATCTAGGTGGATGAACACTACATGCCTTTCATTTGTGCTGTGCTATAGAGAAGTTGCCCTGCACGTATCTTTGAAGATTGCTATTCAAAGAATTCACAAACTTGATTCTATTAATTAGGGAGAGAACAAGTAGAAGAACTTGTTCTTGTCCATACAATCCCCAACAATAGGGTTACTTGGCTGACATTTTTGGCtatgcaaaatatctaattctcaatcatgagaggataccttctgcgtcagcgtactttttgTGGAATAATACGATCACgcgacctacatgtacatgaccgAAACCTGACTTTGCCTAGTGACGACCGTATACAAAAAACATGATTGGTCAGTTCACAAAAGCTGTGTTTGTGCTGTAAGTGTGTGGTCATTGACTAGTACATTCGTTGCAAATATCtgcatacccaagttggctcGCATGATCgaaaattagatattttgcctatacatGTAGTAGATAAAATGTAGCAAGTGCTATTATTTTAGATAAACTTAATTCAGTTCCTTTAATGGTAAATTTGGAATTTAACCATGAGAGTGCTCTGCCCCTAGTATGTGATATGTCCCAATAGATCCTAATTAAATGCATCCAAGGTGACCGATATATGAAAAGCAACACTTAGACACTGATTAACATGTCAATAAATCTACCAAAGAAAAGACAGAATGAACTAACTGTGATGTAATTTGTAATGAAGGTGACTACATGTATTATCTGGAATTTGCTTGAAATTTGTGCATAGACAATTGGATGCTCGATCCTGTTGTTAGGTCAACATTGGGAAAAAATGGCAAATCAATGTTACTTCTGAAGTTCTGACTGTATGAAGTACAAATTAATGGATTTGATATGTATTTTACCTTTCACTACATTCAGTTTTAGTTGAAGACAATCAACTTGCCTTACTAAAAATCTATCTTTGAAGTATAGATGTTTGAAAGCTTTCTTTCATCTCAACCATACAGGTGAAGCTGAGACAATAACCAGTCACTACCTATTTGCACTTGGAGCATACCGTGGTCTCTACATTGTCAACTGGGTTTACCGCTTTTACTTTGAAGGTTTCTTTGATCTGATTGCAATTGTGGCTGGATGTGTACAGACGATACTTTACTGTGACTTTTTCTATCTCTATATTACCAAAGGTGAGATCAAGATGGGCCATTTGTTATCATCCGACAAACAACCTGCCACTTCATCTAATCAAGCTAAGCAACTGGAGATAGTGTAGCATATATTGCGTATAGATACGCAGTGTTTATACCGTTGTGGGTTTATCATACTGACAAATTCCAGCTAACTAAAGACCATCCCTTTATATTATACTGACTGTAGAGGGCGACATGGTCCCTACCTGTGTTCCTGAATTGGAAAAGGTATATGTTATATAGGGACAGGTTATAGTATGGAATTCATCAGTATGCGCAAAACTCAATGTATACAATTAGTAATCAAACTatacaaaatttaattttgaacaaattaaaaACAGTATTCACTGGGAACTTTTCAAGGAAGTTAGTGTGCCCTTGTAGTGTTTTTTCCATGAAAATGTGTGGTTTCAGACTTCAAAATTCAGAGAGTCCACCTTAGAAGCCATGCCTATGTTGCCCTTAGTGTACTGAGTTCAATGAGTTGGCTCTGGTGTTCCTCGATTCAAAGTGGGCTTCATGCCCTTTGCCCATTAGCCATGAAAATGAGTGCCCttgaaaaattaattttgaggCCTGTGTGGGTTCATTGGTGAGAAAAGAACAAGTCCAGAATTCTGTTGTGTTTGcttaaattgtatataataatgtatgTAGATCTATATAACTTTAAAGTGTGTGTCACAAACTTAATTTTACACTGTTGGTAGGAAGTAGTTTTTCTGTATCTTGTTCCAGTTTGGAATACTATTTTGTTTGGTGCTATTGATCTTTTATAATGAGAATCCAAGTACCTCTAACCTCAATGAATTAGCACCTTCATGACTCCTGTTGTTATGTCCATGACTCCCAGCATGACCTGAATTGACTAACTTCTGTTATACATGTAGTTGTTGGCAAAGATAAACTCAGAATATTGCGTCTGACATCTCATCAAGCGGACGAAATAGTCAGTAATGCACAGATTGGCAATCAGTCACATGACAGCACGCCTCTGCCCTGACGTTTGACACAACATTCCAAGTTTATCTCTGATGGCAACTATAGATCCAGCCATACTCCCCTGATCATTGCATGTAAACCCTAGCCTTGCCAGCATGTTTTCCTGATTGATGTGTATGAATCCCAGCATGTTAACATCATATGAATGTGAAGATCACAGCAGAATTGCAACTACTACTTTACCAATGACAGGTTATGGGAAGTAATTTTGTGTCTTGCATGCTGTGACAGTGAGTGTCATTAAATTTGATTGCTCGATTTAATTACCCCATCGACTCCAACTTGTCGCCTTACAGTGTCGAAGCCAGTGCCTTCACCTGTCACTGCCGGGCCctgatatattttttttgcaGTAGTGCAAGCAAGTATGCTTGCCAATCATTAACCACCCTTGTAAGTGTTCTCCAGGTACTGTCACTGATTTTCCTACACATCAAAAATTTACCACTTTCCCCTAAATGTGACAAGTGGTAAATGGTAATGAGTAATGCATGCCTTTTGTCTGTGTGTGATTAATATTATCATTCCTTGTTTCCTAATAATTCCTTCCCTAACAATCCCTAACCAACAAATGTGACATGGGTGGTTTGTTactaaaattgattttgagataaaatttcaaAGAAGGGTTGAACTacttttttgcaattttaatatCAAGAATTTTCAGTTACGGGGCCAGAATATAAAGTGAAAAATTACTTGCCTTAAAATCCAATAGGGAAAGTGATCTGGAAGATGGAAGTAACCTTTCAGTTTTCAAGTACTTGGTTGAAGGGTATTTTTCTGATATATCAACCAGTTTTGAGTCTGGATTGATCTCTAAAAAGCCCTTTAAAGCCTAGGGTCATAAATTTGTTGCTCACCACCATTTGTACATTTCACTAACTTTCTGTCCTTGTTCTCTGTTCTGCTTTTTTCCAGTTCTTCAAGGGAAGAAGCTCTCATTACCT carries:
- the LOC140157266 gene encoding ER lumen protein-retaining receptor 2 — encoded protein: MNIFRLVGDLCHLLAILILLWKIWKTRSCAGISGKSQVMFALVFTARYLDLFTNFISVYNTSMKVIYISCAFATVYLIYIKFKATYDSNSDTFRMEFLIVPVGGLAFLVNHDFSPLEILWTFSIYLESVAILPQLFMISKTGEAETITSHYLFALGAYRGLYIVNWVYRFYFEGFFDLIAIVAGCVQTILYCDFFYLYITKVLQGKKLSLPA